The following coding sequences are from one Oligoflexus sp. window:
- the mdtD gene encoding multidrug transporter subunit MdtD, with protein MTETAPRRALLWLVAISFFMQTLDSTIVNTALPAMAHDLGESPLRMQSVIISYSLVMAMLIPISGWITDRFGTRKTFFTAIFVFTLGSLFCALSTTLNQLVLARVVQGAGGALLLPVGRLAVLQAVPRHEFLAAMSFVTIPGLVGPLIGPTLGGWLVEYSSWHWIFFINIPIGFVGCLASLRFMPDFRSAARPLLDLSGFLLLAFSMAAISIALEGMAELGLRGAYGVVILIFGLASLAAYWLHALKHPAPLFPLQLFSTDSYRIGLIGNLFARIGTGAMPFLVPLMLQVGLQLTPSEAGMMMIPIALAGMLVKKLGMPLIVRFGYRRILIVNTFVVGGLMASFALFGGHHPQWLRYLQLSIFGAANSLQFTAMNTISLKDLDRQMASSGNSLLSMVQMLSMSLGVAGAGGLLAAISRQLGADTPADVMRAFQYTFICVGLVTAASACIFWQLEPDSKGELKPGEEPELEMG; from the coding sequence GCGATCAGCTTCTTCATGCAAACCCTGGATTCGACAATTGTAAATACCGCCCTGCCAGCCATGGCGCATGATCTTGGCGAAAGCCCCCTGCGCATGCAGTCGGTGATCATTTCCTATTCCCTGGTCATGGCCATGCTCATTCCCATATCCGGTTGGATCACCGACCGCTTTGGAACGCGGAAAACATTTTTCACGGCGATTTTTGTTTTCACGCTGGGCTCACTTTTCTGCGCGCTCTCGACCACCCTGAATCAACTGGTGCTGGCGCGGGTGGTGCAAGGGGCCGGTGGGGCCCTGCTGCTGCCGGTCGGACGCCTTGCCGTTTTGCAGGCCGTGCCGCGCCATGAGTTTCTTGCGGCCATGTCCTTCGTCACGATTCCTGGCCTGGTCGGTCCGCTGATCGGCCCGACTCTCGGTGGTTGGCTCGTCGAATATTCATCCTGGCATTGGATCTTCTTCATCAATATACCGATCGGCTTCGTCGGCTGCCTCGCTTCCCTGCGTTTCATGCCTGATTTTCGCAGCGCGGCCCGGCCCCTTCTCGATCTCTCCGGATTTTTGCTGCTGGCCTTCAGCATGGCCGCGATCTCGATCGCGCTCGAAGGCATGGCGGAACTCGGTCTGCGCGGCGCTTATGGAGTGGTGATCCTGATCTTCGGTCTGGCGAGCCTTGCCGCCTACTGGCTGCATGCTCTGAAGCATCCCGCTCCGCTTTTTCCTTTGCAACTATTCTCGACCGACAGCTATCGCATTGGCCTGATCGGCAATCTTTTCGCGCGAATTGGCACCGGCGCCATGCCTTTTCTTGTGCCTTTGATGCTGCAGGTCGGCCTGCAGCTGACCCCTTCGGAGGCCGGCATGATGATGATTCCGATCGCGCTGGCGGGCATGCTGGTGAAAAAACTGGGCATGCCTTTGATCGTGCGCTTTGGGTATCGCCGCATCCTCATCGTCAATACCTTCGTGGTCGGCGGCCTGATGGCGAGCTTCGCACTTTTTGGAGGCCATCACCCCCAGTGGTTACGCTATCTGCAGCTGTCGATTTTCGGAGCAGCGAATTCCCTTCAATTCACAGCGATGAATACGATCAGCCTCAAGGATCTTGACCGTCAGATGGCGAGCAGCGGCAACAGCCTTTTATCAATGGTGCAGATGCTTTCCATGTCGCTCGGCGTCGCAGGGGCTGGCGGTCTTTTGGCCGCGATCAGCCGGCAGCTGGGAGCGGATACGCCCGCGGACGTGATGCGCGCCTTCCAGTATACGTTCATCTGCGTGGGTCTCGTGACCGCTGCTTCCGCCTGTATTTTCTGGCAGTTGGAACCGGATTCGAAGGGCGAGCTGAAGCCCGGGGAAGAGCCCGAACTGGAGATGGGCTGA
- a CDS encoding response regulator produces MPARGLRKFGARLSTAASAEEGQLALQTGEFSLVICDIGMSGMNGFDFMNHWRTQEKKPLRPSIPAVALTAYASAAACRYPRKEDF; encoded by the coding sequence ATGCCCGCCCGAGGGCTTCGTAAATTCGGTGCCCGGCTCAGCACGGCCGCATCCGCCGAGGAAGGTCAGCTGGCTTTGCAGACAGGGGAGTTTTCCCTCGTGATCTGCGATATCGGAATGTCGGGCATGAACGGCTTTGATTTTATGAATCACTGGCGAACCCAGGAGAAAAAACCCCTGCGTCCCTCCATTCCTGCCGTGGCTCTGACCGCCTATGCCTCGGCAGCGGCATGCAGGTATCCTAGGAAAGAGGACTTCTGA
- a CDS encoding response regulator: MLLSCLVDLLKPRVEVDVACLVEKRDGFRETVWHAPHVSVSEIEHVRTYAYSHLQDLGLALPLHEDKESGCLRHEPVITLPLFVHPDSLFGGLCLKYRGLDESRVTLLHALGNHIALALDHQYQMQEQKIASERLQRLELEVEGIRQFRRLAECLPQMVWTVQNHDQVTYANQRLVQYLGQDPVLMSQKQGMDLCHPEDRQSLLNAWKKAHSELTTFEAEHRIRRADGAYRWHIVRAVPQFDQNGQLTDWVGTCTDIHEKRQAQEESESANRRLRLFSEIASEILQPHSSTAMIERAVKKLATQLPFDMFLHLLVNAEGTALKLKVHGGIAGEDLEDVKELALDASAEQQVTKLFGRLGRQSSIGLPLRSQKGLIGNLFLGCRHSLAFDDLTFLRTACDQIALALERTLHEEAKEEAVRALEKAKIEADSANQAKSLFLANMSHEIRTPIGVIMGFADLASSLDYPEQERIAALQKIKRNGEELAQLVDDILDLTKVETGHLEIEKVPVDLEDHLQQVMSLLRFKADNKGISLSMDTDRDIPYRMITDPLRLRQCLINVIGNAIKFTEQGRVHVRVSAVRDAQNRRFLKFIVEDTGIGLTPEQQARLFNNFSQANPATSRKYGGSGLGLALSRNLARALDGDLCLEQSIPGKGSTFVLTVAIQEIPRARPQNLRARRSLPPHTSTLDGVRVLVVEDSPDNQMLIRRYLEMAGAEVAIASDGREGVTKALEGSHDLVLMDIQMPYVDGYQATSSLRESGYKKPVIALTANAMRGDKERSMEAGFTDHLSKPIHPGALLNAISSAVRSPLS; this comes from the coding sequence ATGCTGCTCTCCTGCCTGGTTGATTTATTAAAGCCTCGCGTGGAGGTGGACGTCGCCTGTCTCGTGGAAAAGCGCGACGGCTTTCGGGAAACCGTCTGGCATGCGCCGCATGTTTCCGTCTCAGAAATCGAACATGTGAGAACATATGCCTACAGTCATCTGCAGGATCTTGGGCTCGCCCTGCCCCTTCATGAAGACAAAGAGTCAGGATGTCTGCGTCATGAGCCCGTGATCACTCTGCCTCTTTTCGTGCATCCTGATTCCCTCTTTGGTGGATTATGCTTGAAATACCGTGGTCTGGATGAGTCGCGGGTGACATTGCTCCACGCTCTCGGCAATCATATAGCCCTGGCGCTCGATCATCAGTATCAGATGCAAGAGCAGAAAATAGCCTCGGAAAGACTTCAGCGTCTGGAGCTTGAAGTCGAAGGAATCAGACAATTCCGACGGCTCGCTGAGTGCCTTCCGCAGATGGTTTGGACTGTGCAAAACCACGATCAGGTCACATATGCCAACCAACGTCTCGTGCAATACCTGGGACAGGATCCGGTTCTCATGAGTCAGAAGCAGGGGATGGACCTCTGCCATCCCGAGGATCGGCAGAGCCTTTTGAACGCTTGGAAAAAAGCTCATTCTGAACTCACTACGTTCGAGGCGGAGCATCGCATTCGTCGCGCGGATGGAGCCTATCGCTGGCATATCGTACGAGCTGTGCCTCAGTTTGATCAGAATGGTCAACTGACGGACTGGGTGGGGACCTGCACGGATATCCACGAAAAAAGGCAGGCCCAGGAAGAATCGGAAAGCGCCAATCGACGCCTCCGCCTCTTCTCGGAAATCGCGAGCGAAATCCTCCAGCCTCATTCGTCCACGGCCATGATAGAAAGGGCTGTTAAAAAACTGGCGACACAGCTTCCTTTCGATATGTTTTTGCATCTGCTGGTGAACGCAGAAGGCACAGCTTTGAAACTCAAGGTGCACGGAGGCATCGCCGGTGAAGATCTGGAGGACGTGAAGGAGCTCGCTCTGGACGCTTCAGCTGAACAGCAGGTCACGAAATTATTTGGGCGATTGGGCAGGCAATCGTCGATCGGCCTGCCGCTCCGCTCCCAGAAGGGGTTGATCGGAAATCTATTCCTGGGTTGCCGTCACTCCCTGGCCTTTGATGATCTCACGTTTCTGCGTACGGCCTGCGATCAGATCGCTCTGGCCTTGGAGCGGACGCTGCATGAAGAAGCCAAGGAAGAGGCTGTCAGAGCCCTGGAAAAGGCTAAAATCGAAGCCGACAGCGCTAATCAGGCCAAGAGCCTCTTCCTGGCCAACATGAGCCACGAGATTCGAACGCCGATCGGCGTGATCATGGGCTTTGCGGACCTCGCCTCGTCCCTTGACTATCCTGAGCAGGAAAGAATCGCGGCTCTTCAGAAGATTAAAAGAAACGGCGAAGAGCTGGCCCAGCTCGTCGATGATATCCTCGACCTCACCAAGGTGGAAACGGGCCATCTTGAAATTGAAAAGGTCCCGGTGGATCTGGAGGACCATCTGCAGCAGGTCATGTCCCTGCTGCGCTTCAAGGCGGATAATAAAGGCATCAGCCTTTCCATGGATACCGACCGCGATATACCTTACCGCATGATCACAGATCCTCTGCGCCTGCGTCAGTGCCTGATCAATGTCATCGGGAATGCGATCAAGTTCACCGAGCAGGGCCGTGTTCATGTGAGGGTTTCTGCAGTGCGGGATGCACAGAACAGAAGGTTTTTGAAATTCATTGTCGAGGACACCGGGATCGGTCTGACGCCTGAGCAGCAGGCGAGGCTCTTCAATAACTTTAGCCAGGCCAACCCCGCAACCAGCCGCAAATATGGTGGAAGCGGTTTGGGCCTCGCCCTGTCGCGGAATCTGGCGCGGGCGCTGGACGGCGACCTTTGCCTGGAACAAAGCATACCAGGGAAGGGTTCCACATTTGTGCTGACCGTAGCCATCCAGGAAATTCCGCGGGCCCGTCCCCAAAACCTCCGGGCGCGCCGGAGTCTGCCGCCCCATACATCGACCCTTGATGGCGTGCGCGTACTGGTGGTGGAAGATTCGCCTGATAACCAGATGCTGATCAGGCGATACCTGGAGATGGCCGGTGCGGAAGTCGCGATTGCTTCCGATGGACGGGAGGGTGTGACCAAAGCGCTGGAAGGATCCCACGATCTTGTTCTGATGGACATCCAGATGCCTTATGTCGACGGCTATCAGGCTACCTCCAGTTTGCGCGAATCAGGCTATAAAAAACCTGTGATTGCCTTGACGGCCAATGCCATGCGCGGGGACAAGGAACGTTCCATGGAAGCAGGTTTTACCGATCACCTGTCCAAACCCATTCATCCAGGCGCTCTCTTGAATGCCATTTCCAGTGCTGTCAGAAGTCCTCTTTCCTAG
- a CDS encoding ATPase domain-containing protein, with the protein MTNPDTRDHARARIHTGVPGLDTILCGGLPRGSFVSIGGPPGSGKTIMSHQIGFFIASPECKVMYFQTLSEPTAKRLRFLKEFSYFDPDKIDREIFFIDLGEPLRMQGLDAVLELLIEHVKRERPSFVVVDSFKAFGDFVTSPDQFRRFSYEVVVRLMAWECAVLLLGEFADADFQQTPIFSVIDGLIVIRQQMVCGEQRRILQVVKMRGTDHSREPHTFKIHEAGIHIYAPRLTIRRDPNADTNKVSTDLCKFGLPAFDELLNGGIPRGFSLLVSGVAGTGKTATMLEFIYRGARQFGEKGLYISFEETMERIHANARGFGWDIAHEIERGMIEIIFIPQPDVRVEEDLDRIQEAVKRFKPDRVAVDSLSVFLDKVESSEIMREKVFQLATIFQAAGAVALLATNIPYGQEGISRCSVEETVVDGVILLSSDQIGMDRERFIEIFKLRNTAHVMGRHKVTITRNGLAITLHRSRTRAVSSSGANPAVKSRASASGKKSNGISKKKSKSRKV; encoded by the coding sequence ATGACGAATCCCGATACCCGTGATCATGCCCGTGCCCGTATCCATACTGGTGTTCCGGGTTTGGATACCATTCTTTGCGGAGGCTTGCCCCGTGGATCATTCGTGTCGATCGGTGGGCCTCCCGGTTCAGGAAAAACCATCATGTCCCATCAGATAGGTTTTTTCATAGCTTCCCCCGAGTGCAAGGTGATGTACTTTCAAACACTCAGTGAGCCAACGGCGAAGCGTCTCCGATTTCTGAAGGAGTTTTCGTATTTCGATCCCGACAAAATTGACCGCGAAATTTTCTTCATAGATCTGGGTGAGCCTCTACGGATGCAAGGGCTTGATGCCGTCCTGGAACTGCTGATCGAGCATGTGAAACGGGAGAGGCCCTCGTTCGTCGTTGTGGATAGTTTCAAGGCCTTCGGTGACTTCGTCACATCCCCTGATCAATTCCGCAGGTTCAGTTATGAAGTCGTCGTACGCCTGATGGCCTGGGAATGCGCAGTTCTGCTTCTGGGTGAGTTTGCGGATGCAGATTTCCAGCAGACTCCGATCTTCTCCGTAATCGACGGACTCATCGTGATCAGGCAGCAGATGGTCTGTGGTGAGCAGCGCCGCATCCTTCAGGTGGTGAAGATGCGAGGAACCGATCATAGCCGGGAGCCTCATACCTTCAAGATCCATGAGGCCGGTATCCATATCTATGCGCCTCGGCTGACCATTCGGCGCGATCCCAACGCCGATACCAACAAGGTCTCCACGGACCTTTGCAAGTTCGGCCTTCCGGCCTTTGATGAGCTTTTGAATGGCGGTATTCCTCGCGGCTTCAGCCTCCTGGTTTCCGGCGTCGCGGGAACGGGAAAGACAGCCACCATGCTGGAGTTCATTTATCGAGGAGCCCGGCAGTTTGGTGAAAAGGGCCTTTATATTTCGTTCGAAGAAACGATGGAGCGAATTCACGCCAATGCTCGAGGCTTTGGCTGGGATATTGCACATGAAATTGAACGAGGCATGATCGAGATTATTTTCATTCCGCAGCCGGATGTGCGTGTTGAAGAGGATCTCGACAGAATTCAAGAAGCTGTGAAGCGGTTCAAGCCCGATCGCGTCGCCGTCGATTCACTTTCTGTATTTTTGGATAAGGTGGAATCCAGCGAGATCATGCGTGAGAAGGTGTTCCAGCTGGCGACCATTTTTCAGGCAGCCGGCGCTGTGGCACTCCTGGCTACTAATATTCCTTACGGCCAAGAAGGCATCAGTCGCTGCAGCGTAGAAGAAACCGTAGTGGACGGGGTCATTCTTTTGAGTTCAGATCAGATCGGCATGGATCGGGAACGCTTTATTGAAATCTTTAAACTCAGAAATACCGCGCACGTGATGGGTCGCCATAAAGTGACGATCACGCGGAACGGTTTAGCCATCACGCTCCATCGATCCAGGACGCGAGCCGTATCAAGTTCTGGTGCGAATCCGGCGGTAAAAAGCAGGGCGTCGGCATCTGGAAAGAAATCGAATGGGATCAGCAAAAAGAAAAGTAAGTCGCGCAAGGTCTAG